The following coding sequences lie in one Synechococcus sp. PCC 7336 genomic window:
- a CDS encoding DUF4351 domain-containing protein has protein sequence MGPPNNLKERLEACEAAISERVELKSRQQDLLAVAVLLSSLQPTGQDAIEEFLRSRKMLDLMESPLLKDWLSEAEARGKAEGKAEEGQRMLARLLSRQFGPLPQAVASSLQAIAAPERLEELVDAALEATSLEDFQQNL, from the coding sequence ATGGGACCGCCGAATAATCTGAAGGAGCGGCTTGAAGCTTGTGAAGCAGCCATTTCCGAGCGAGTAGAATTAAAGTCGAGGCAACAGGATTTGCTTGCGGTGGCAGTGCTGTTGAGTTCGCTCCAGCCGACAGGGCAGGATGCTATCGAAGAATTCCTCAGGAGCAGAAAAATGTTGGATTTGATGGAGTCCCCCCTATTGAAGGATTGGCTGAGCGAAGCTGAGGCTAGAGGCAAAGCTGAAGGCAAAGCTGAAGAGGGGCAGCGAATGCTCGCCCGACTCCTGTCCCGTCAGTTTGGACCTCTCCCTCAAGCCGTCGCGAGCTCGCTACAGGCGATCGCCGCTCCAGAGCGACTGGAGGAACTTGTAGATGCTGCTTTGGAAGCAACTAGCCTAGAAGATTTTCAGCAGAACCTCTAA
- a CDS encoding FtsW/RodA/SpoVE family cell cycle protein, with translation MPASTSTPTSRAEASTSNSAAIAWSAEARWLHYLVLTWLGFGLLVLTSASLPLSQYLYGDGLYLVKRQLVFVAVGLGCFAFIARYPMQRWLKLGGLLYLLALALVLATHIPGLGETRNAAKRWLDLGIAVQPAEFLKPVLVLQASVVLGRWYRSPAWYRAVWIVLFAIGLGAVLAQPDLGTTAICGVTVWLMAVVAGLSFATLWKALVLGLGAATLSILTKRYQLDRIKGLLAYLLNGTDAAREESYQLIQSLQAIGSGGLWGEGFGLSRQKLFYLPIQHTDFIFSVYAEELGLIGTLGFLALLAVFSAIALRVAARCRDIRLRLVAYGCLSLLVGQALLNIGVASGLLPTTGITLPLFSYGGSSILASAIAAGFLVRVARECNRSKPILLAGGDRPSESKPEPHPDRQIPASD, from the coding sequence GTGCCAGCTTCGACCAGTACCCCAACTTCGCGCGCCGAGGCGAGCACTTCAAACAGTGCTGCGATCGCCTGGTCGGCTGAAGCGCGCTGGCTGCACTATCTCGTCCTGACCTGGCTTGGCTTCGGGCTCTTGGTTTTGACCTCGGCTTCATTACCTCTGTCTCAATATCTCTACGGAGATGGCCTGTATCTAGTCAAACGCCAATTGGTATTTGTAGCCGTGGGGTTGGGCTGTTTCGCCTTTATCGCGCGCTATCCCATGCAGCGTTGGCTCAAGCTTGGCGGCCTGCTCTATCTGCTCGCCTTAGCGCTGGTGCTTGCCACCCACATTCCCGGCTTGGGGGAAACCCGCAATGCCGCCAAGCGTTGGCTGGACTTGGGGATTGCCGTCCAACCCGCAGAATTTCTCAAGCCCGTGCTGGTGTTGCAGGCCAGTGTCGTCTTGGGCCGCTGGTACCGATCGCCTGCCTGGTATCGTGCTGTTTGGATTGTGCTATTTGCCATCGGGCTCGGGGCAGTGCTGGCTCAACCGGATTTGGGCACGACGGCCATCTGCGGCGTCACAGTGTGGCTGATGGCTGTGGTGGCGGGGTTATCGTTTGCCACCCTTTGGAAGGCGTTGGTGTTGGGGCTGGGAGCAGCGACCCTCAGCATTCTCACCAAGAGGTACCAGCTCGATCGCATTAAAGGGCTACTCGCCTACTTGTTGAATGGTACAGACGCAGCCCGAGAAGAGAGCTATCAGCTGATCCAGAGTTTGCAGGCCATTGGCTCTGGCGGGCTGTGGGGAGAGGGATTCGGTCTATCTCGGCAAAAGCTGTTTTACTTACCGATTCAGCACACCGACTTTATTTTTTCAGTCTACGCTGAGGAGCTCGGATTGATTGGTACGCTAGGCTTTTTAGCTTTACTAGCTGTCTTTAGTGCGATCGCTTTGCGGGTGGCCGCCCGCTGTCGAGATATCCGCCTGCGACTGGTGGCCTACGGCTGTCTCAGCCTATTGGTGGGTCAAGCCCTGCTCAATATAGGCGTGGCCTCCGGTTTGCTACCTACCACAGGCATTACCCTGCCCCTGTTTAGTTATGGCGGCAGTTCCATTTTGGCCAGCGCGATCGCCGCCGGATTTCTAGTGCGCGTGGCCCGGGAGTGCAACCGATCCAAACCGATTCTGCTGGCTGGAGGCGATCGCCCATCCGAAAGCAAGCCGGAGCCTCACCCAGATCGGCAGATTCCAGCCAGTGACTGA
- the murD gene encoding UDP-N-acetylmuramoyl-L-alanine--D-glutamate ligase encodes MGQVQVFGLGASGLAAAQLLSLQHSQVIVCDERNNPTVQQHKEKLEQAGIAVSIDRPFEVWPETQQVAISPGIDWHLPVLVEARARGVETLGEAELAWRSLQQVPWIGITGTNGKTTTTALVEAIFKAAGWHAPACGNIGLPLCQVAFDALTSQTYPDWIVAELSSYQVEASSTLAPDIAIWTTLTPDHLARHRTLERYIDIKASLIRRAKTAILNDDDSYLHSQRSQWPQALWTSCNSGFGDARICVDATGKAWVWWQKEPILPLSEFHLLGDHNRQNLLMAIAAACRAGVPSDRIREAIRTFPGLPHRLELVRAIDSIQFVNDSKATNYDAAEVGLAAVAAPVVLIAGGQPKTGDDRAWLRAIQAKVAAVILIGEAAEPFAARLADVGYTDFQIVETLAEAVPLAFDRARAIANALEMPSQGKPRSPLVTVLLSPACASFDQYPNFARRGEHFKQCCDRLVG; translated from the coding sequence ATCGGTCAGGTGCAAGTGTTTGGGCTGGGGGCGTCAGGATTGGCAGCGGCGCAACTGCTCTCGCTCCAACACTCTCAGGTTATCGTCTGTGACGAACGCAATAACCCCACTGTGCAACAGCATAAAGAGAAACTGGAGCAGGCAGGCATAGCGGTCTCGATCGATCGCCCGTTTGAGGTCTGGCCCGAGACTCAACAGGTGGCGATCAGTCCCGGCATCGATTGGCATCTTCCCGTCCTCGTCGAGGCCCGCGCGCGCGGGGTGGAAACACTGGGAGAAGCAGAATTAGCCTGGCGATCGCTCCAGCAGGTGCCTTGGATAGGCATCACCGGCACCAACGGCAAAACCACGACCACTGCCCTCGTCGAAGCCATCTTCAAAGCTGCGGGATGGCATGCCCCCGCCTGTGGCAATATTGGCCTGCCCCTCTGCCAAGTGGCTTTTGATGCCCTCACCAGCCAAACCTACCCCGATTGGATTGTGGCAGAGCTGAGTAGTTACCAAGTGGAAGCTTCTTCCACCCTGGCCCCCGACATCGCCATTTGGACCACCCTCACCCCCGATCACTTGGCCCGCCACCGCACGCTCGAGCGTTACATCGACATCAAAGCCTCCTTAATCCGTCGAGCCAAAACCGCCATTCTCAACGACGACGATTCCTACCTGCACTCCCAGCGATCGCAATGGCCCCAAGCCCTCTGGACCTCCTGCAACAGTGGCTTCGGCGACGCCCGTATCTGTGTAGATGCGACAGGCAAAGCCTGGGTTTGGTGGCAGAAAGAGCCTATTTTGCCCCTGTCCGAGTTCCACCTGTTAGGCGACCACAACCGCCAGAATTTGCTCATGGCGATCGCGGCTGCCTGTCGAGCGGGAGTGCCGAGCGATCGCATTCGAGAGGCGATTCGAACCTTTCCCGGTTTACCCCACCGACTGGAATTGGTGCGGGCGATCGACTCCATCCAATTTGTCAACGACAGCAAGGCCACCAATTACGACGCTGCCGAGGTCGGCTTAGCCGCCGTTGCCGCTCCCGTGGTGCTGATTGCTGGCGGTCAACCCAAAACGGGGGACGATCGGGCCTGGTTGCGAGCCATTCAAGCCAAAGTGGCCGCAGTCATCCTGATCGGAGAAGCCGCCGAGCCCTTTGCGGCCCGCCTCGCAGATGTTGGATATACTGACTTTCAAATTGTGGAAACTCTTGCAGAAGCCGTACCCCTAGCGTTCGATCGCGCCCGAGCGATAGCAAATGCCCTAGAGATGCCTTCTCAGGGCAAGCCCCGATCGCCACTTGTCACCGTTCTCCTTTCCCCCGCCTGTGCCAGCTTCGACCAGTACCCCAACTTCGCGCGCCGAGGCGAGCACTTCAAACAGTGCTGCGATCGCCTGGTCGGCTGA
- a CDS encoding 5-formyltetrahydrofolate cyclo-ligase: protein MPSAACPQPKPSKSELRRYYRSLRGSLDIANSSQQICDRLLHWPPARQAKVILAYWAAHSEVDLRELMRAWPDKTWGLPRTLPEGRMAWHRYDPAGDGLVPARFGLMEPSPTATPIDGDRVDLVLVPALACDRWGIRLGYGGGYYDRCLSVPPFNRCLTVGIVPRICYVGEPLPRDNWDVELGAIATEEGIDCVWGDFEGKDPASKI from the coding sequence ATGCCCAGTGCCGCTTGCCCCCAGCCCAAACCGTCTAAATCGGAACTGCGTCGCTATTACCGTTCCCTCAGAGGGTCACTCGATATCGCTAACTCGAGTCAGCAGATCTGCGATCGCCTGCTCCACTGGCCCCCGGCCCGCCAAGCGAAGGTCATTTTGGCCTACTGGGCCGCCCATTCAGAGGTGGACTTGCGAGAGCTGATGCGGGCTTGGCCTGACAAAACCTGGGGGTTGCCTCGCACCCTGCCCGAAGGTCGGATGGCTTGGCATCGGTACGACCCTGCGGGCGACGGCTTGGTGCCCGCTCGGTTTGGTTTGATGGAGCCCTCCCCAACGGCTACACCGATTGATGGCGATCGCGTCGATCTCGTGCTAGTGCCTGCCCTAGCTTGCGATCGCTGGGGCATCCGGTTGGGATACGGCGGTGGCTATTACGATCGCTGCTTGAGCGTTCCTCCTTTCAACCGCTGTCTGACGGTGGGGATTGTGCCCCGTATTTGTTATGTTGGCGAGCCCCTGCCGCGAGATAACTGGGATGTGGAGTTGGGGGCGATCGCGACTGAGGAGGGGATCGATTGTGTGTGGGGCGATTTTGAGGGAAAAGATCCTGCCAGTAAGATTTGA
- a CDS encoding YggT family protein, protein MVLILVAVIARTLSIYSILLIIRVLLTWFPNVDWSNPIFSVLRQLTDPYLNLFRSIVPSFGGLDFSPMLAIILLQVVQGALVKAVVSF, encoded by the coding sequence ATGGTTTTAATCTTGGTTGCTGTGATTGCCAGAACCCTCTCGATCTATTCGATCCTGCTGATTATCCGGGTACTGCTCACTTGGTTTCCCAATGTAGATTGGTCTAACCCGATCTTTTCGGTTCTTCGGCAGCTCACCGATCCCTATCTCAACCTATTCCGGTCGATCGTCCCCTCCTTTGGGGGCTTAGATTTTTCTCCGATGCTGGCGATTATTTTGCTGCAGGTGGTGCAGGGGGCACTCGTGAAAGCTGTGGTTAGCTTCTAA
- a CDS encoding AarF/ABC1/UbiB kinase family protein, with product MTLSSPALTRSTSHFQQYDPEEIARYYRWRFPLVVWRTVSVLLRLAWFCLGSQSDRLLGRQSSRQVQRRASQLRALLADLGPTFIKVGQALSTRPDLVRVDYLEELTKLQDQLPSFPTTIARAIIERELGDVVEEIYAYISPRPVAAASLGQVYRARLSSGEDVAVKVQRPYLRRQLTLDLYIIRWVSTWVYRWLPLNLGQSLTAVVDEFGSKLFEEIDYLNEGRNCERFAGYFDGDLDVYVPKIYWKYSSKRVLTLEWIDGIKLTDTAAIQSANLDIQSLIRIGVESALKQLLEYGFFHADPHPGNLFALRDGRLAFIDFGMMDQLSQDKKERLVGALVHMVNQDYESLVEDFLYLQFISDSVDTAPIVPAMQVLMDDILNEKVGDFNFKTATDRFSQLVYEYPFRVPPNFALIIRSLVTLEGVALSLYPDFKIIGVAYPYVARRLLTDESPALRKRLLDVLFKDSKFRWNRLENLIGIARTDSSPLDLSGTAQMGLRYLLSDEAGDLRIQIVLALTEDDRLHVEEVRQLWELLQPDLTPDHLLQRAAKAIREALPEVVTAPIEQLSRLLPN from the coding sequence GTGACGCTATCGAGCCCTGCCTTGACCCGCTCTACCTCCCACTTCCAGCAATACGACCCCGAGGAAATTGCCCGCTACTATCGCTGGCGTTTCCCGCTAGTGGTTTGGCGAACGGTTTCCGTCTTGCTGCGACTGGCCTGGTTTTGTCTGGGATCTCAGAGCGATCGCCTACTGGGGCGTCAGAGTTCTAGGCAAGTACAGCGTCGAGCCAGCCAACTGCGCGCTCTGCTGGCCGACCTCGGCCCCACCTTCATTAAAGTGGGGCAAGCCCTCTCCACTCGCCCCGATCTAGTGCGGGTAGATTACCTCGAAGAACTGACTAAGCTGCAAGACCAACTGCCCAGCTTCCCCACCACTATTGCCCGCGCCATCATCGAGCGAGAATTGGGCGATGTCGTTGAAGAAATTTACGCATACATCAGTCCCAGGCCGGTGGCTGCCGCCAGTTTGGGACAAGTCTATCGAGCCCGCCTAAGCAGTGGGGAAGATGTCGCTGTCAAAGTGCAGCGTCCCTATCTGCGCCGCCAACTCACCCTCGACCTCTACATCATTCGCTGGGTCTCCACTTGGGTTTATCGCTGGCTGCCACTCAATTTGGGCCAATCCCTCACGGCTGTTGTTGATGAATTTGGCAGTAAGCTGTTCGAAGAAATTGATTACCTCAATGAAGGCCGCAACTGCGAGCGATTCGCCGGATATTTTGATGGAGATCTCGACGTTTACGTGCCAAAAATCTATTGGAAATATTCTTCCAAGCGAGTACTCACACTCGAATGGATCGATGGCATTAAATTGACTGACACTGCAGCGATTCAGTCTGCCAATCTCGACATTCAAAGCTTGATTCGCATCGGCGTAGAATCAGCCCTCAAACAACTACTGGAATATGGTTTTTTTCACGCCGATCCCCATCCCGGCAATCTGTTTGCTTTGAGAGACGGACGCTTGGCCTTCATTGACTTTGGCATGATGGACCAATTGTCGCAGGACAAAAAAGAGCGCTTAGTGGGTGCCTTGGTCCACATGGTCAACCAGGATTATGAGAGTTTGGTAGAAGACTTTCTGTACCTGCAATTTATTTCAGATTCGGTCGATACAGCTCCGATTGTGCCTGCTATGCAGGTCTTGATGGATGACATTCTCAACGAAAAAGTTGGAGACTTTAATTTCAAAACCGCCACCGATCGCTTCTCTCAGCTGGTTTACGAATACCCCTTCCGCGTTCCCCCCAATTTTGCTCTAATCATTCGCTCTTTGGTCACCCTCGAAGGGGTTGCCTTAAGTCTCTACCCCGACTTTAAAATTATTGGCGTTGCTTATCCCTACGTCGCCCGCCGCCTGCTTACTGACGAATCTCCCGCTCTGCGCAAGCGTCTGCTAGACGTGTTGTTCAAAGACAGCAAATTCCGTTGGAATCGGTTGGAAAATCTGATTGGCATCGCTCGCACTGACAGCAGTCCGCTCGATCTCAGCGGTACTGCTCAAATGGGGTTGCGATACCTACTGTCTGACGAAGCCGGGGATTTACGCATTCAGATTGTCCTAGCGCTTACAGAAGACGATCGCCTGCATGTGGAAGAGGTCAGGCAATTGTGGGAACTCTTGCAGCCGGACTTAACCCCCGACCACTTGCTACAGAGAGCCGCCAAAGCCATCAGGGAGGCATTGCCCGAAGTTGTGACAGCTCCCATCGAGCAACTTTCCCGTCTTCTGCCGAATTAG
- a CDS encoding metalloregulator ArsR/SmtB family transcription factor — protein sequence MNEALKVPEFVEFMDSSPSANELYCARRLKVIAEEHRLAILKLLFAGPKHVWEINVSLSIEQSLLSHHLKVLRQQGFVESCRDGKAVLYQLVPDVRPALGEGIDLGCCTVSFAPESAAVSDGRG from the coding sequence ATGAATGAAGCCTTAAAAGTTCCTGAGTTTGTGGAATTCATGGACTCTTCTCCCTCTGCTAACGAGCTCTACTGCGCTCGGCGCCTCAAGGTCATCGCCGAAGAGCACCGCCTTGCCATTCTCAAGCTACTATTCGCCGGTCCTAAGCATGTTTGGGAAATCAACGTTAGCCTGTCGATCGAGCAGAGTCTGCTTTCCCACCACCTGAAGGTCCTGCGGCAGCAAGGCTTCGTTGAGTCATGCAGGGATGGCAAAGCAGTTCTCTATCAACTTGTGCCCGATGTCCGTCCTGCTTTAGGGGAAGGGATCGATTTAGGATGTTGCACGGTGTCTTTCGCACCCGAGTCGGCGGCAGTATCGGATGGGCGAGGATAG
- a CDS encoding cyclase family protein, translating into MLNCFNEPFEVIDLGVYLDAADYSPWTYRAQHVNHADGAKAMANRFNRQEFSKTGKKVANTDFPESLGLAWTHLWVTDRAGNHIDAPYHFGSEVEGKPAKTIDRVPLSWCIGPGVRLDFRSHVGRDIMKADLERELDRLNVTLEAGMIPPIWSGAYQHIEDDDRYWQSQAGLSLEGLHFLLDRGVRLVGIDGYAMDVSYQTMQQQFQDDNPMFYPAHFAGRQREHMHLEKLANLDALPRATDFLFAAFPVKIRGGSAGWVRPVAIVPQSHFEGAKTAVPSPSIA; encoded by the coding sequence ATGCTCAATTGCTTCAACGAACCCTTTGAAGTCATCGATTTGGGAGTTTATCTCGATGCGGCAGACTATTCTCCCTGGACCTACCGGGCACAACATGTCAATCATGCCGATGGGGCCAAAGCTATGGCCAATCGCTTCAATCGTCAGGAATTTAGTAAAACAGGTAAGAAGGTAGCCAATACCGATTTTCCAGAGTCTTTAGGATTGGCCTGGACCCATCTGTGGGTAACGGATCGTGCAGGCAACCACATCGATGCGCCCTACCACTTTGGATCGGAAGTAGAGGGTAAACCGGCGAAAACGATCGATCGAGTCCCCCTGAGCTGGTGCATCGGACCGGGAGTGCGGCTAGATTTTCGTTCCCATGTAGGGCGCGACATCATGAAAGCTGACCTCGAACGGGAGCTAGATCGCCTCAATGTCACACTCGAAGCGGGCATGATTCCCCCGATCTGGTCGGGCGCTTATCAGCATATAGAAGATGACGATCGCTACTGGCAGAGTCAGGCAGGACTGTCGTTAGAGGGGCTGCACTTCCTACTGGATCGGGGCGTGCGGCTGGTGGGCATCGATGGCTATGCCATGGATGTGTCTTACCAAACGATGCAGCAGCAGTTCCAAGATGACAACCCGATGTTTTACCCGGCCCATTTTGCCGGACGGCAGCGGGAGCACATGCACCTAGAGAAACTAGCTAATCTAGACGCTTTGCCCCGAGCCACCGACTTTTTGTTTGCCGCTTTTCCAGTCAAAATTCGCGGCGGTAGTGCGGGTTGGGTTCGCCCAGTGGCCATTGTGCCCCAGAGTCACTTCGAGGGAGCGAAAACGGCAGTCCCATCCCCTTCCATCGCCTAA
- a CDS encoding radical SAM protein, producing MAFTRRVSRDEKGVVENNRILELHLYPGNFCNRDCSFCTVFGSPKGWYAEYTQAHLDAALKSVVTQADGALKFYGGEPTLNHENAIWAIRYVRARGFEGTIAIFSNGILADRLIEVLESDPLAYITAALNYSIATGDGAPQMPQESLARLSAYEAEHPGKITIAHADIVDSGWGIEPFTGDRTRPKQETVCPHCYPVLTSKGEFHACPFAIESRAPHYQLGNLESDPAVVAANYQTFLHWLDTVHQPFAEDHNLAACTVCMQHLKELPVPEFA from the coding sequence ATGGCTTTTACTAGGCGAGTATCGCGCGATGAGAAAGGTGTAGTTGAGAACAATCGCATCTTGGAGCTACATCTGTACCCGGGGAACTTCTGCAACCGCGACTGCTCCTTCTGCACCGTTTTCGGCAGCCCCAAAGGCTGGTACGCCGAGTACACCCAAGCCCATCTAGATGCCGCTCTAAAATCAGTCGTTACCCAGGCAGACGGCGCGCTGAAGTTTTACGGCGGCGAACCCACGCTCAATCATGAAAATGCAATCTGGGCCATTCGCTACGTTCGTGCCCGGGGCTTTGAGGGTACGATCGCCATCTTCTCGAACGGTATTTTGGCCGATCGGCTGATTGAGGTGCTCGAATCTGACCCACTGGCATATATCACTGCCGCGCTAAACTACTCCATTGCTACCGGGGATGGCGCACCCCAGATGCCTCAAGAATCGCTAGCACGATTATCAGCCTACGAAGCCGAGCATCCTGGCAAAATTACCATTGCCCATGCCGATATTGTGGATTCTGGTTGGGGAATCGAGCCCTTTACCGGGGATCGCACTCGTCCCAAACAAGAGACTGTCTGCCCCCATTGCTATCCAGTGCTAACCAGCAAGGGGGAATTTCACGCCTGTCCCTTCGCCATCGAAAGCCGCGCCCCCCACTATCAGTTAGGAAATTTAGAAAGCGATCCGGCGGTGGTTGCCGCCAACTATCAGACCTTTCTGCACTGGCTCGATACCGTCCATCAGCCCTTTGCCGAAGACCACAATCTAGCGGCCTGCACGGTATGCATGCAGCATCTAAAAGAACTGCCAGTGCCCGAATTCGCATAA
- a CDS encoding PotD/PotF family extracellular solute-binding protein — MSRRRFLSWSAAGVGVGLGLNACGSSPSATSSDSSGTTGSQEFAGQQLRVFIYSGSTEKFFRDSFVPAFQAKTGATVIPDPGWWDSIPKLKASPPGQPAFDLVLTDATQGYPAIREGLFQTIDMDRIPNKEKFTPSVLDNWVYREGYGITFPGSGMVLAYNDDLIDFTPTDWGDLMRDEVTGKLGMYNSFYMSLYTFACMKVAWEGRPGTAAREMTDNLSEVLEFAKVQRDRVQYWWPTSTDMVLNLDRSNSAIGNMHSNGMITAMRESPKLKSIVPKEDIAFVQTMWVIPADTPQKALAEEAIDFLLSEEMQRAAAENGAPTPILSVAQEVAARDEAWTQVYPATAEEIQKIQYYPYDAYFQDWDSIVATWDRQVLRKG, encoded by the coding sequence TTGTCTCGCCGCCGATTTCTAAGCTGGTCCGCTGCTGGAGTCGGCGTAGGCTTAGGGCTCAACGCCTGCGGCAGCAGTCCTTCGGCTACTAGCTCAGATTCCTCCGGCACTACTGGAAGCCAAGAGTTTGCCGGACAGCAACTGCGAGTCTTTATCTATTCTGGCAGTACGGAAAAGTTCTTCCGGGATAGCTTTGTGCCCGCTTTTCAGGCCAAGACGGGGGCAACGGTGATTCCAGATCCCGGCTGGTGGGACTCGATCCCTAAGCTCAAGGCATCGCCTCCCGGTCAGCCTGCCTTTGACTTGGTCTTGACTGACGCCACACAGGGCTATCCTGCCATTCGCGAGGGCCTGTTCCAAACTATCGACATGGACCGGATTCCGAACAAGGAAAAATTCACGCCTTCGGTGCTGGATAACTGGGTTTACCGAGAGGGCTATGGCATCACCTTTCCAGGATCTGGCATGGTCTTAGCCTACAATGACGACCTGATTGACTTTACTCCAACCGACTGGGGTGACTTAATGCGGGACGAGGTCACAGGCAAACTGGGGATGTATAACTCCTTTTATATGTCTTTGTACACCTTTGCCTGTATGAAAGTGGCTTGGGAGGGGCGACCCGGCACCGCTGCCCGGGAAATGACGGATAACCTGTCCGAGGTGCTGGAATTTGCCAAAGTCCAGCGCGATCGCGTCCAGTACTGGTGGCCTACCTCCACTGACATGGTGCTGAATTTAGATCGGAGCAACTCTGCCATCGGTAATATGCATAGCAACGGCATGATTACTGCCATGCGGGAAAGTCCAAAGCTAAAATCCATAGTCCCCAAAGAAGACATTGCCTTCGTGCAAACGATGTGGGTGATTCCGGCAGATACACCGCAGAAGGCTCTCGCGGAAGAGGCGATCGACTTTTTGCTCAGTGAAGAAATGCAGCGGGCAGCGGCTGAGAATGGAGCGCCTACGCCTATTTTGTCAGTGGCCCAAGAGGTAGCGGCCCGAGATGAGGCTTGGACACAGGTGTATCCGGCCACAGCTGAAGAGATTCAAAAGATTCAATACTACCCTTACGATGCCTACTTCCAAGATTGGGACAGTATCGTAGCCACTTGGGACCGACAAGTTCTACGCAAGGGGTGA
- a CDS encoding ABC transporter ATP-binding protein, with the protein MEALRIESLRRTFGPGPAAIDGVDLAVESGQFFCLLGPSGCGKTTLLRLIGGYLMPNSGEIIIAGQCLTHQPPERRNVGMVFQNYALFPHLSARENVAFGLAVRGLSRQDRRQRVEAMLDRVGLSNSERRRYPRELSGGQQQRVALARALAIEPELLLLDEPLANLDRKLRERLRGELRDIQRRTGVTTILVTHDQDEAFSMADRVGVMMQGQFLQIDSPTALYQQPATLAVARFVGEANLFQVETVTSVGVQLVGGLQFSSLLGALVPGTWLLIRPEHCVAGRAALDCSYSWQAQVVESTFLGSDRLLKVEIFQGTVLKVRGRPEELPPARVGDILPVGFDRDRIWIVPHYEPARALGLLATTNY; encoded by the coding sequence ATGGAAGCCCTGCGAATTGAATCTCTAAGACGAACCTTTGGGCCGGGGCCTGCTGCCATTGATGGGGTTGATTTGGCGGTAGAGTCAGGGCAGTTTTTCTGCTTATTGGGACCCTCCGGCTGCGGCAAAACCACCCTCTTGCGACTGATTGGCGGATATTTGATGCCAAATTCGGGAGAGATTATCATCGCTGGGCAGTGCCTCACTCATCAGCCGCCAGAGCGCCGCAATGTGGGCATGGTGTTTCAAAACTATGCCCTCTTTCCCCACCTGTCTGCTAGAGAAAACGTCGCCTTTGGCTTAGCGGTGCGGGGACTGTCCCGTCAGGATCGTCGGCAGCGGGTAGAAGCAATGTTGGATCGAGTCGGACTCTCTAATTCCGAACGTCGGCGCTATCCTCGAGAGTTATCTGGAGGGCAGCAGCAGCGGGTGGCATTAGCCCGTGCCCTGGCGATCGAGCCCGAGTTGTTGCTGCTAGACGAACCTCTGGCAAACCTAGATCGCAAGCTACGGGAACGGCTGCGAGGGGAACTTCGCGACATTCAGCGGCGGACTGGAGTGACGACTATTCTGGTTACCCACGACCAGGACGAAGCCTTTTCTATGGCCGATCGGGTGGGAGTCATGATGCAGGGGCAATTTTTGCAGATCGATTCGCCTACGGCACTATATCAGCAACCGGCTACCCTTGCTGTGGCTCGGTTTGTCGGGGAGGCAAATCTGTTTCAGGTCGAGACAGTGACTTCGGTAGGGGTGCAATTAGTAGGCGGTTTGCAGTTCTCTTCGCTGCTTGGGGCATTAGTACCGGGCACCTGGCTGCTGATTCGTCCCGAGCACTGCGTCGCGGGTCGGGCCGCTCTAGATTGTTCCTACTCTTGGCAAGCTCAGGTGGTTGAGTCTACATTTTTGGGCAGCGATCGCCTGTTGAAAGTGGAGATTTTTCAGGGAACCGTGCTGAAAGTGCGCGGACGACCCGAGGAGTTACCCCCGGCTCGAGTAGGGGACATCTTGCCAGTGGGGTTCGATCGCGATCGCATTTGGATCGTTCCCCATTACGAGCCCGCCAGGGCCTTGGGCCTGCTAGCGACCACAAATTATTAG